One genomic window of Xanthobacter dioxanivorans includes the following:
- the hpt gene encoding hypoxanthine phosphoribosyltransferase, with protein sequence MHPPNITILFDESRISARNHALAAEIAAAAPERLLAVAVLKGSFMFAADLLRALHSTGLEPEVEFVHISSYREATVSSGQVEILKDVESDVRDRDVLLIDDILESGRTLAFAKDLLMARGARRVLVCVLLEKPGKRAVQIEADFVGFTCPDLFVVGYGMDVAHAFRQLPFIGHIQGLE encoded by the coding sequence ATGCACCCGCCGAACATCACCATTCTCTTCGACGAGAGCCGCATCAGCGCCCGCAACCACGCCTTGGCCGCCGAGATCGCGGCCGCGGCACCCGAGCGGCTGCTGGCCGTGGCGGTGCTCAAGGGCTCGTTCATGTTCGCCGCCGACCTGCTGCGCGCCCTGCACAGCACCGGCCTCGAGCCGGAGGTGGAGTTCGTGCACATCTCCTCCTACCGCGAGGCCACCGTCTCCTCGGGACAGGTGGAGATCCTGAAGGACGTGGAGAGCGACGTGCGCGACCGCGACGTGCTGCTCATCGACGACATCCTGGAATCCGGCCGCACCCTCGCCTTCGCCAAGGATCTGCTGATGGCGCGCGGGGCGCGGCGGGTGCTGGTCTGCGTGCTGCTGGAAAAGCCCGGAAAGCGCGCGGTGCAGATCGAGGCCGACTTCGTCGGCTTCACCTGCCCCGATCTGTTCGTGGTGGGCTACGGCATGGATGTCGCCCACGCCTTCCGGCAATTGCCGTTCATCGGGCACATCCAGGGGCTGGAATAG
- the ftsE gene encoding cell division ATP-binding protein FtsE has product MVRFENVGLRYGMGPEVLKDVSFGIEPNSFQFLTGPSGAGKTTLMRLLFLSLKPTRGLITLFGRDVSSLDPDEVAVLRRRIGIVFQDFRLLDHLTTYENVALPLRVLGKDEASYRAEVTEILQWVGLGDRMHSLPPVLSGGEKQRAAIARALIGRPEFLLADEPTGNVDPTLARRLLRLFIELNKSGTSVLLATHDIALMDQYDARRLVIADGRLYVYD; this is encoded by the coding sequence TTGGTCCGGTTCGAGAATGTCGGCCTGAGATATGGCATGGGGCCAGAGGTGCTGAAGGACGTGTCCTTCGGCATCGAGCCGAACTCGTTCCAGTTCCTGACCGGGCCCTCGGGCGCGGGCAAGACCACGCTCATGCGCCTGCTGTTCCTCTCGCTGAAGCCGACGCGGGGGCTCATCACCCTGTTCGGGCGCGACGTGTCGTCCCTCGACCCGGACGAGGTGGCGGTGCTGCGCCGGCGCATCGGCATCGTGTTCCAGGATTTCCGCCTGCTCGACCACCTCACCACCTACGAGAACGTGGCGCTGCCCCTGCGGGTGCTGGGCAAGGACGAGGCGAGCTACCGCGCCGAGGTGACGGAGATCCTGCAATGGGTCGGCCTCGGCGACCGCATGCACTCGCTGCCGCCGGTGCTCTCGGGCGGGGAGAAGCAGCGCGCCGCCATCGCCCGCGCCCTCATCGGCCGGCCGGAATTCCTGCTGGCGGACGAGCCCACCGGCAATGTGGACCCCACTTTGGCGCGCCGCCTGCTGCGCCTGTTCATCGAACTCAACAAGTCCGGCACGTCGGTGCTGCTGGCCACCCACGACATCGCGCTTATGGACCAGTACGACGCCCGCCGCCTCGTGATCGCCGACGGCCGCCTCTATGTCTACGACTGA